One segment of Natronosalvus halobius DNA contains the following:
- the psmA gene encoding archaeal proteasome endopeptidase complex subunit alpha, translating to MQGQAQQQAYDRGITIFSPDGRLYQVEYAREAVKRGTASIGIRTAGGVVLAVDKRIPSPLLEDSSVEKIHKADDHIGIASAGHVADARQLIDFARRRAQVNHLRYGEPIGVESLTKEITDHIQQYTQVGGARPFGVALIVGGIENGEPRLFETDPSGTPYEWKALAVGAERGELQGFLEENYDEEADLDSGVALALEALASVNDDSLLPTEVGLATIDAETESFVQFDDDRIEEYLVENELLDEGDDEDETDGEE from the coding sequence ATGCAGGGACAAGCCCAACAGCAGGCGTACGACCGCGGCATCACGATCTTCTCGCCAGACGGCCGACTCTACCAGGTAGAGTATGCCCGCGAGGCGGTCAAACGTGGCACCGCGAGCATCGGCATCCGAACGGCTGGCGGCGTCGTCCTGGCCGTCGACAAGCGGATCCCATCGCCGCTCCTCGAGGATTCGAGCGTCGAGAAGATCCACAAGGCCGACGACCACATCGGCATCGCGAGCGCCGGTCACGTCGCCGACGCTCGCCAGCTTATCGACTTCGCCCGCCGGCGGGCGCAGGTCAATCACCTCCGCTACGGCGAACCCATCGGCGTTGAGAGCCTGACCAAAGAGATCACCGACCACATCCAGCAGTATACCCAGGTCGGCGGTGCCCGCCCGTTCGGCGTCGCACTCATCGTCGGCGGCATCGAGAACGGCGAACCCCGTCTCTTCGAGACCGATCCGTCGGGAACGCCTTACGAGTGGAAAGCCCTCGCCGTCGGCGCCGAACGCGGCGAACTCCAGGGCTTCCTGGAGGAGAACTACGACGAGGAGGCGGACCTCGACAGCGGCGTCGCGCTCGCGCTCGAGGCGCTCGCGTCGGTCAACGACGACTCCCTCCTCCCCACCGAAGTGGGCCTGGCGACGATCGACGCCGAGACGGAGTCGTTCGTCCAGTTCGACGACGACCGCATCGAGGAGTACCTCGTGGAGAACGAACTGCTCGACGAGGGCGACGACGAAGACGAGACCGACGGCGAGGAGTAA
- a CDS encoding class I SAM-dependent methyltransferase, translating to MKRSVADHAARFDEKASEYDDSKSDEYRACANLVIEHAAPESDETILDLGAGTGAIALSLASDAEAVIGRDISEGMMDEARAKAEERGLENVSFDYGTFREPDVDSVSVDIVTSNFAMHHLADHEKREAIDVIAALEPRRFVLGDVMFFGEPDPSEPFYDPSVDDPATVGTLADAFTDAGFSLTAVERVHDQVGVLVAERAEKQEP from the coding sequence ATGAAACGAAGCGTCGCGGATCACGCGGCTCGATTCGACGAGAAGGCGAGTGAGTACGACGACTCGAAGAGCGACGAATACCGCGCGTGCGCGAATCTGGTTATCGAACACGCGGCCCCCGAATCCGACGAGACGATCCTCGACCTCGGCGCCGGAACCGGGGCGATCGCCCTCTCGCTCGCGTCCGACGCCGAGGCTGTGATCGGCCGGGACATCAGCGAAGGCATGATGGACGAAGCGCGCGCGAAAGCGGAGGAACGCGGCCTCGAGAACGTCTCTTTCGACTACGGAACCTTCCGCGAACCCGACGTCGACAGCGTCTCCGTCGATATCGTCACCTCGAACTTCGCCATGCACCACCTCGCGGACCACGAGAAACGCGAGGCCATTGACGTCATCGCCGCCCTCGAGCCCCGACGATTCGTCCTCGGGGACGTGATGTTCTTCGGCGAACCGGACCCGAGCGAGCCGTTCTACGACCCCTCGGTCGACGACCCGGCGACGGTCGGAACGCTGGCAGACGCGTTCACCGACGCCGGCTTCTCGCTGACGGCCGTCGAACGGGTTCACGACCAGGTCGGTGTCCTGGTCGCCGAGCGTGCCGAGAAACAGGAGCCGTGA
- the tbsP gene encoding transcriptional regulator TbsP: MASNLLNHQIDDILESVLEETTGDVYMINPSWDAIDEFVTVATTFDGDLPTVHMLADDRTLKDVMDDFIVASNAADLIADGALELRTLDQAPENSLLITEDSVVAVVHAGDRVGGLVTEDEEFVEAAFDTYAGRWEEANAFNLRTPPITRVRETLTDEISAEAEEDFTAILNSLETARGDGDGLDEVTISLLVAAKNEALLYDISKWGEDVGIASKATFSRTKTKLEDMGLIDTEKVPIDVGRPRLRLKIGDERLDEADNGQLATVAQSILN; the protein is encoded by the coding sequence ATGGCTTCGAATTTACTCAACCACCAGATTGACGATATCCTCGAGTCAGTTCTCGAGGAGACGACCGGTGACGTATACATGATCAACCCGTCCTGGGACGCCATCGACGAGTTCGTCACCGTCGCGACGACCTTCGACGGCGACCTCCCGACCGTCCACATGCTCGCGGACGACCGCACGCTCAAGGACGTCATGGACGACTTCATCGTCGCCTCCAACGCCGCCGACCTCATTGCCGACGGCGCCCTCGAACTGCGAACCCTCGATCAGGCTCCCGAAAACTCCCTGCTCATTACCGAGGACAGCGTCGTCGCTGTCGTCCACGCGGGGGACCGCGTCGGCGGCCTCGTCACCGAGGACGAGGAGTTCGTCGAGGCCGCGTTCGACACCTACGCCGGCCGCTGGGAGGAGGCGAACGCCTTCAACCTCCGAACGCCGCCGATCACGCGCGTCCGCGAGACGCTCACCGACGAGATCAGCGCCGAGGCCGAGGAGGACTTCACGGCGATCCTCAACTCGCTCGAGACCGCTCGCGGCGACGGCGACGGCCTGGACGAGGTAACCATCTCGCTGCTCGTGGCCGCGAAGAACGAGGCTCTGCTCTACGACATCAGCAAGTGGGGCGAGGACGTCGGCATCGCCAGCAAGGCGACGTTCAGCCGAACGAAGACCAAGCTCGAAGACATGGGCCTGATCGACACCGAGAAGGTCCCGATCGACGTCGGTCGTCCGCGCCTGCGCCTCAAAATCGGCGACGAGCGCCTCGACGAGGCCGACAACGGCCAGCTCGCGACGGTCGCTCAGAGTATTCTGAACTAG
- a CDS encoding RNase P subunit p30 family protein, whose translation MYEAVRVDADADGVETDAETVSRVAETAASYGFEGVVVRNHDGSRLEFDAQDLADEHGIDVVDGIEIRANDPHQASGSVGNYRPQYTILAIHGGTNALNRFAVETDKVDVLAHPMDGSGDVNHVLVKAAAANGVRLEFSFADVLRTTGGRRVRAVQSLRKLREIVDYYDAPYVVSGDPEGPLEVRAPRELCALGVELGFDREWIVDGLAEWGRLVARNRRIQSDSFIEPGVERGRYETKRRGSRGSIRREGE comes from the coding sequence ATGTACGAGGCCGTTCGCGTCGACGCCGACGCCGATGGAGTCGAAACGGACGCCGAGACCGTCTCTCGCGTCGCCGAAACTGCCGCGAGCTACGGCTTCGAGGGCGTGGTCGTTCGAAACCACGACGGCTCGAGACTCGAGTTCGACGCCCAAGATCTGGCTGACGAGCACGGCATCGACGTCGTCGACGGCATCGAAATCCGGGCCAACGATCCCCACCAGGCCAGCGGTTCGGTGGGGAACTACCGACCGCAGTACACGATCCTGGCGATCCACGGCGGCACGAACGCGCTCAATCGGTTCGCCGTCGAAACCGACAAAGTCGACGTGCTCGCGCACCCGATGGACGGCTCTGGCGACGTCAACCACGTCCTGGTGAAAGCGGCCGCGGCCAACGGCGTTCGCCTCGAGTTCTCCTTCGCGGACGTCCTCCGGACCACGGGTGGCCGGCGGGTTCGGGCCGTCCAGTCGCTTCGCAAACTCCGGGAGATCGTCGACTACTACGACGCGCCGTACGTCGTCAGCGGCGATCCCGAGGGGCCACTCGAGGTACGGGCGCCGAGGGAACTCTGCGCGCTCGGCGTCGAACTCGGCTTCGACCGCGAGTGGATCGTCGACGGTCTCGCGGAGTGGGGACGACTGGTGGCGCGCAACCGACGGATCCAGTCCGATTCGTTCATTGAACCGGGGGTCGAACGTGGACGATATGAAACGAAGCGTCGCGGATCACGCGGCTCGATTCGACGAGAAGGCGAGTGA